The following coding sequences are from one Culex quinquefasciatus strain JHB chromosome 1, VPISU_Cqui_1.0_pri_paternal, whole genome shotgun sequence window:
- the LOC6046362 gene encoding uncharacterized protein LOC6046362 isoform X3: MLVVFCAPEFRVGFLDKNIQISIILDTNGDDLLRSRRSSFFWQSDSTLSIRQPTYTKRRNPARTELQENVARTAILLVRNGLYHCHRSRQTAAATINSSTGFPAAGDQRHAYVQVAVLRRRGDQHVVAAQVFRDVGLPDRIDEYTKL; the protein is encoded by the exons ATGTTAGTTGTTTTTTGCGCTCCGGAGTTTCGGGTTGGATTTCTG GATAAGAACATTCAAATCTCGATCATTTTGGACACGAACGGAGATGATCTGTTGCGGAGTCGTCGTTCCTCGTTCTTCTGGCAGTCCGACTCGACGTTGTCCATCAG ACAACCAACTTATACGAAACGACGAAATCCAGCAAGAACCGAGCTGCAGGAAAATGTGGCACGAACGGCCATCCTACTCGTTAGAAACGGGCTCTATCATTGTCACCGATCTCGGCAGACGGCGGCGGCAACGATCAACTCCTCCACGGGCTTCCCGGCGGCCGGTGACCAACGACACGCTTATGTGCAAGTTGCAGTTCTACGACGACGAGGAGACCAGCACGTAGTCGCTGCACAAGTTTTCCGAGACGTAGGCCTGCCTGACCGGATCGATGAATACACGAAGCTGTAG
- the LOC6046362 gene encoding uncharacterized protein LOC6046362 isoform X1 yields the protein MDCLPKLAGRTGPTLDSFAKDIIIFCLLFPAEPSGQCGSGMEGTRFCSTRNIDHRIRTFKSRSFWTRTEMICCGVVVPRSSGSPTRRCPSGDEDNQLIRNDEIQQEPSCRKMWHERPSYSLETGSIIVTDLGRRRRQRSTPPRASRRPVTNDTLMCKLQFYDDEETST from the exons ATGGATTGCCTGCCAAAGTTGGCAGGACGAACCGGACCAACTTTGGACAGTTTTGCAAAGGACattataatattttgtttactttttccgGCAGAACCAAGTGGCCAGTGTGGAAGCGGAATGGAAGGGACTCGATTCTGTTCTACACGTAATATTGACCACAGGATAAGAACATTCAAATCTCGATCATTTTGGACACGAACGGAGATGATCTGTTGCGGAGTCGTCGTTCCTCGTTCTTCTGGCAGTCCGACTCGACGTTGTCCATCAGGTGACGAAG ACAACCAACTTATACGAAACGACGAAATCCAGCAAGAACCGAGCTGCAGGAAAATGTGGCACGAACGGCCATCCTACTCGTTAGAAACGGGCTCTATCATTGTCACCGATCTCGGCAGACGGCGGCGGCAACGATCAACTCCTCCACGGGCTTCCCGGCGGCCGGTGACCAACGACACGCTTATGTGCAAGTTGCAGTTCTACGACGACGAGGAGACCAGCACGTAG
- the LOC6046362 gene encoding uncharacterized protein LOC6046362 isoform X2 → MDCLPKLAGRTGPTLDSFAKDIIIFCLLFPAEPSGQCGSGMEGTRFCSTRNIDHRIRTFKSRSFWTRTEMICCGVVVPRSSGSPTRRCPSDNQLIRNDEIQQEPSCRKMWHERPSYSLETGSIIVTDLGRRRRQRSTPPRASRRPVTNDTLMCKLQFYDDEETST, encoded by the exons ATGGATTGCCTGCCAAAGTTGGCAGGACGAACCGGACCAACTTTGGACAGTTTTGCAAAGGACattataatattttgtttactttttccgGCAGAACCAAGTGGCCAGTGTGGAAGCGGAATGGAAGGGACTCGATTCTGTTCTACACGTAATATTGACCACAGGATAAGAACATTCAAATCTCGATCATTTTGGACACGAACGGAGATGATCTGTTGCGGAGTCGTCGTTCCTCGTTCTTCTGGCAGTCCGACTCGACGTTGTCCATCAG ACAACCAACTTATACGAAACGACGAAATCCAGCAAGAACCGAGCTGCAGGAAAATGTGGCACGAACGGCCATCCTACTCGTTAGAAACGGGCTCTATCATTGTCACCGATCTCGGCAGACGGCGGCGGCAACGATCAACTCCTCCACGGGCTTCCCGGCGGCCGGTGACCAACGACACGCTTATGTGCAAGTTGCAGTTCTACGACGACGAGGAGACCAGCACGTAG
- the LOC119766062 gene encoding AT-rich interactive domain-containing protein 2-like, which produces MRGRSVDSHRLYWVVVARDWWLKVNSLEDWGEIIEEMALPKRCVNNKIALNKINFRFLDKYAKVYFHDGPPTKRRTTKSYIIGGGQRRCCTRCRRFTAPQLPAHKHSRRDGAASAE; this is translated from the exons atgAGAGGTAGGAGTGTGGATTCGCACCGGTTGTATTGGGTGGTGGTGGCCCGGGATTGGTGGTTGAAGGTCAATTCGCTTGAGGACTGGGGCGAGATCATCGAGGAGATGGCGCTGCCGAAGCGTTGCGTGAACAACAAGATTGCGTTGAATAAGATTAACTTCCGGTTTTTGGACAAGTACGCGAAAGTTTATTTTCACGATGGGCCCCCGACGAAGAGGAGGACGACGAAAAGCTACATaatcggaggtggtcagcgcagatgttgcactcggtgccggcggtttacagcaccg caACTTCCCGCCCACAAACACTCACGTCGCGACGGCGCAGCTTCAGCCGAATGA